One Metamycoplasma gateae genomic window, AGCAACTTTAGAACTTTTAATAAAATCAAATTGCTTTAGAAACTTCAAACTATCTCAATCGACAATGCTAGCAGAAATAGATAACAATTCTAATTCAATGATTTTTATAAGTCAAAATTTAGCTAAAACCTCAAATGAAATACTAAATAAATTAATTGATAATAATCCAAAAAACTATTTAGATGATGATGAAAAAGTTTTAGAAAAAAATGAAATAGATTTATTGGGCCAAATGTACAACTTTTCATCAACTAAAAATTATGAAGTGAATGGAAATCGCTTAATCGATACAAGAATTAATAATGAATATGTAATGGTTGTACAATGTATAAATGTTGTATTAGGAAATGATAAAAGAGGAAAAGCATATCAAAGAATTGACCTACAAGATTCTACACAAAAAGTTGTTGCTTTCATGTTTAAAATAAATACTGAACTAAATGAATTAAAAAATAAATTAATGAAAATAAAATTCATAAGAAAAGATGATAACAAAATTCTTTTATTAGATTGAAAGGTAATTAAATAATGAATAAAAAAATATTAATAATTGATGGAACATATTTAGCATATCGTTCTTACTTTGCAATGAATAAAAGTAATGTTATTCTAACTGACGAAAACGGATTTTCAACTAATACTATTCTCCTATTTTTTAGAACTCTTTTTACTCTAATTAATGAACACAAACCTACACACTTGTTTATTGCTTTTGATGCTAAAGGAAAAACTTTCAGACATCAAATTTATAATCAATATAAGGACGGCAGAGCAAAAATGCCTATCGAATTTTATAAACAAATGGACTTAATAAAAGATATTTTGAATAATCTAAATATTACAAATATTGAAAAAGAAGGATTTGAGGCTGATGATTTAATTGCTAAGGTTTGTTCTTTATACAATGGCGAACAAAAATTAATTTTCTCAGCAGACCAAGATTTAAATCAATTAATAGATGAAAATACTAATATTATCAAGAAATATAAGGATACGATAATCATACTTAATCTTCAAAATTTCAAAGATATTTACGGGTTTGAACCTTATCAAGTTGTTGATTACAAGGCAATAGTTGGAGATAGCAGCGATAACTTTTTTGGAATTAAGGGAATAGGTCCTAAAACTGCCATTAAATTATTAGAAGAATTTGAAACTTTAGAAAATATATATTCAAACTTAGAAAATATAAAACCTAATTGAGCAACTAAATTTGAAGAATTTAAGGATATAGTTTTTAGAGATCAAAAAATTGCTAAATTAGTAACTAACTTTGATCTTGAAAACATAAGTTTAGAAAATCTTAAAATTTCAAACATTAAACCTAGTGAAAAGGCAATTGAAATCATTGAAAAATATCAATTAAATTCAATAAAAAAAGCAGTAATGAAATTTAAATAAAAATTTGGCGACGCCAAATTTTATTTTGATTTTTTCTTTAGTTCTTCTTCATAAAACTCTAAGTTTTTTCTATACATCGACAGCTTTTCTTCTTTTTCTTTAATTTTATCTGGTGATGCATTTTGCATAAACTTAGGATTGTTTATAAATTTTTCGTTGAATAATATTTCTTCCTTAGTTTTTTCAATTAACTTATTTAATTCTATAATTTCATTAGCTTTATCTTCTTCACGTTGGTAAATATATACATTACCAAAACTTGTTTTAATTGAAAAGTCTTTATTTTCATTAAATGTGAAATTTGATAATTTAAAAATAATTAATTGAGATGACAATGATATTTGTAATCCTTCAACAAAATAGCTTAAAGTTTCTGATTTTGATATTTGTTTATCTTCTCTGTATTTTCTTAATAAAGTAATTAATTCAATCAAGTTATTAATTTTGTTGGTGTCAAATTCTTCATCAACTTCAAAATTACTTAGTTCGTTTTCTAATAATTCTTCATAATAAATTTGTTGGAAAATATAGTCTGTTAAAAACGGCATATATGGATGGAGAGTAATTAAAATTTCTTTAAATAAATAATGTATGAAATAATTATTTTTCTTAAATTTTAAAAATTCTAAATATCATGATGAAAACTTATTAATGATAAAATCTTGAATATGTTTATACACAATTGTAAATTCATATTTTTTCATTGCTTCGTCAATGTTTTTACTCATCTTTATAAACTCTGAAAAAATTCATTTATCAAAGTCATCTAATTTTGAAAAATCAATCTTTTCTTTAATATCAACAGGTATAGCTTTAATTAATCTTGCAATATTTCAAAACTTATTAATAAATAATCTTGAAGCTTGGATTTTTTCATCACCAAAGTTTATATCTAAGCCAGGAGTACAATTAAATATTAATGACATTTTTAGAACATCGGAACCATATTCATCAATAACTTTAATTGGATCAATACCATTTCCTAAAGATTTAGACATTTTTCTACCTTGTGAGTCTCTTACTAATCCATGTAGCAATACTTCTTCAAAAGGAATATCGTTCATGAATTCTAAGCTTTGGAAATACATTCTTGACACTCAGAAGAAAATAATATCATATCCTGTTACTAATAAACTTGTTGGAAAATATCTTTTTAATTTTTCTGTTGATTGTGGTCATCCTAAGAATACAAATGGTGCAAGCGCTGAACTAAATCATGTATCTAATACATCACTTTCTTGAACTCATCCTTCACCTGGACTTTTTATTTGAACAAGTATCTTATTATCTTTATATCAAGCTGGAATTCTATGTCCTCATCAAATTTGTCTGCTTATTGTTCAGTCATGAACGTTTTCCATTCATTTAACTAGGTTATCTTTAAACTTGTTAGGTATTATTTTTACACCATTAGAAGAATCTAGATTTCTTAATAAATCATCAGAAAGTGATTTCATTTTAACAAATCATTGTGGCTTAACCAAGATTTCAATCGGTTCTTTAGATCTTTCACTATGACTTACAATTGAAGTTGTTTCTTCTATTTTTTCAATAAAACCATTCTTTTCTAAATAATTTGCAATCTTAGATCTTGCTTCGAATCTGTCTAAGCCTTCGAAGTTTCCAGCTAATGAATTCATTAAACCATTATCGTTAATACATTCATTAATTTCTAAATTGTTTCTTTTTATAATTTCAATATCATCAATAGCATGTGCTGAAACTTTCATAACACCAGTACCAAATTCTAAATCAATAGAATCAGATGAAATTATTGGCATTTCCTTATTTGTTAGTGGATGAATTATTTTTAGATCTTTTAACTCTTTAAAACGTTTATCATTTGGATTTAAAGCAAGTGCAACATCTGAAAACATTGTTTCAACTCTTGTTGTGGCAACTAAAAGGTTTTGTTTCATACCTTTAATTGGATATTTAATGTAATACATTTTTTGCTTAGTTTCAACAGGAACTACTTCAATATTCGAAAGCGCTGTTTTTAATTTTGGATCTCAAATAATCGCTTTTGTATCACGATATATCAATCCTCTCTCAAACATATCTACAAATACTTTTAAAACAGCTTCATTAGCATCATTATCAAGTGTAAATCTTTCGCTTGTATAATCTAATGCTAATCCTAGTTTTGCTCATTGCTTATTAATATTATTTGAATATTCTTCTTTTCATTTTCAAATTTCTTCAATAAACTTTTCTCTACCTAATTGATATTTATTTTTCCCTTGTTCGGCTAATCTTTTTTCCACAACTGCTTGAGTTGCAATTCCGGCATGATCCTTACCTGCAACCCACATAACATCAAAACCTTTGATTTTCTTATATCTTATTATTGTATCTTGGATATATGTATCAAGGGCATGACCAATATGTAATTTTCCAGTTACATTAGGAGGGGGTAAAATTATGGTAAAAGGTTTTTTATCTAAGTCATGACTTGAAAAAGATTTCATATCAATTCATTTTTGATGCATTCCTTTTTCAACTAGTTTATGATTGAAATTCTTATCCATATTATCTCCTGTTTTATTGTTTATTTTTTTAGTTATATCAATAATAATTTGTTCTGAATATTCTTGTTTGTTATCAATTTTTTTAAATGTATTTTTTTCTTCTCTATCAAATAAAAATAGATCTCTTAATTTTTGATTTTTTGTATTGTGTTTATTGATTCAATTAGTTAGCTGGTATCACTTACATCATACGTAATGATCTGGTTCTATTTCGTACTTAAATATATTTTCAAAGTCATTAATTTTTTTAATGAAATCATTGTAATATTTATCTAGATTTTCTTCTTCTTTGCCTAACTGTTTTTTAAGAATAGGGTTTATTGGGTTATCCATTATTATATTTGTCTTACCCTGTTCAATAATTCTTGAATTATAAAGAATATTTAAATCGGTTGTTAATTTAGAAGCAATGTTAACATTATCTAATAAATATATACCTAAAGCTTCTTTATCTAGTATATATGTATTAATTTGACTCAATATTTTAAATTGATAATCTTCATTTAATTTTTTAATATTGTTGCCGACTATTAGCAAGCTTGGATTGTTAAAAATTAGTTTATTTAACTCAAGTGATATTTTTTCATCTAAAGTTAAATAAGATAGATTCATAGCAAATTTTTCTAATGAAATGTTTGAATTATTAAGCACCTTGTATATACTTGATTTTAATATTAGCTTAGGAACCTGGACCTTAACATCTATACTATTTTCAACAAACTTTTTATAACTTGAAAACTGGTTAAATAATTGCAACAGCAAACCTTTAGATTCTTTTAAAAGGTTTAATGATTTAAAAAATGGGTCAGCAGAAACTAATTCTGTATCAGTTGTATCATCTGTATTCAAGATTATTAAATAATTTAATAATTGATCGATTTTTTTATCAATTATTTTTAACTCCTTAGCATTTTTTAAATAAATTGGAGTTGCTTTGTCGTTGATTTCTTTTGTCTGGTGTTTAATTACCTTACCATGGCTTTCGATGTTTCAATGATACTCAGCTTCTTTCTCAAAAACATCATATTCATACATTTTCAAATCATGAATTTTGAATGTTTCTTGATTTTTATTATCTTCTTCCAGAATATAATTACTTAATATTATTTCTTCAGTTTTTTCTTCGATTTCTTGTTTTAAAATCTTAAAACGTTCAAAGTACA contains:
- a CDS encoding valine--tRNA ligase codes for the protein MDRKRIVGLRVLELKKRLRVKENNKKVFKTLVHNLNFKLSKSSILGIVGNDDSAKNAIFKLLTNNKSSNSSYQGFIEFKQSDEKYSLINNNDILYKSNLSYAFENDDLFENKTKETVFSYLEKYFKNSNVINLLTTVLNKKWDDFYQDSKYHLHLKYSEIYFDLQTEIQSLLKELKELLLIHEKEHLEKSDRNDHILLIQDISRLIKQIIKIIQSNEIDFFNFLEKTINNYESGKTLLNYKEYKLAKKKYTDLLNNKKAKENSLNSKKSIWQRALQSLEIIKFKNTKKMAVRKYFYKLKQDFLQEINFNKFHLKRNLKPESFLHYYSRYYINKIYFNFFKKNITQIQFLNHSMFIDFVKEFNDLRDSMITEINNLGPTGTKRKLKKQIHQVSKTMLANNSKMYFERFKILKQEIEEKTEEIILSNYILEEDNKNQETFKIHDLKMYEYDVFEKEAEYHWNIESHGKVIKHQTKEINDKATPIYLKNAKELKIIDKKIDQLLNYLIILNTDDTTDTELVSADPFFKSLNLLKESKGLLLQLFNQFSSYKKFVENSIDVKVQVPKLILKSSIYKVLNNSNISLEKFAMNLSYLTLDEKISLELNKLIFNNPSLLIVGNNIKKLNEDYQFKILSQINTYILDKEALGIYLLDNVNIASKLTTDLNILYNSRIIEQGKTNIIMDNPINPILKKQLGKEEENLDKYYNDFIKKINDFENIFKYEIEPDHYVWCKWYQLTNWINKHNTKNQKLRDLFLFDREEKNTFKKIDNKQEYSEQIIIDITKKINNKTGDNMDKNFNHKLVEKGMHQKWIDMKSFSSHDLDKKPFTIILPPPNVTGKLHIGHALDTYIQDTIIRYKKIKGFDVMWVAGKDHAGIATQAVVEKRLAEQGKNKYQLGREKFIEEIWKWKEEYSNNINKQWAKLGLALDYTSERFTLDNDANEAVLKVFVDMFERGLIYRDTKAIIWDPKLKTALSNIEVVPVETKQKMYYIKYPIKGMKQNLLVATTRVETMFSDVALALNPNDKRFKELKDLKIIHPLTNKEMPIISSDSIDLEFGTGVMKVSAHAIDDIEIIKRNNLEINECINDNGLMNSLAGNFEGLDRFEARSKIANYLEKNGFIEKIEETTSIVSHSERSKEPIEILVKPQWFVKMKSLSDDLLRNLDSSNGVKIIPNKFKDNLVKWMENVHDWTISRQIWWGHRIPAWYKDNKILVQIKSPGEGWVQESDVLDTWFSSALAPFVFLGWPQSTEKLKRYFPTSLLVTGYDIIFFWVSRMYFQSLEFMNDIPFEEVLLHGLVRDSQGRKMSKSLGNGIDPIKVIDEYGSDVLKMSLIFNCTPGLDINFGDEKIQASRLFINKFWNIARLIKAIPVDIKEKIDFSKLDDFDKWIFSEFIKMSKNIDEAMKKYEFTIVYKHIQDFIINKFSSWYLEFLKFKKNNYFIHYLFKEILITLHPYMPFLTDYIFQQIYYEELLENELSNFEVDEEFDTNKINNLIELITLLRKYREDKQISKSETLSYFVEGLQISLSSQLIIFKLSNFTFNENKDFSIKTSFGNVYIYQREEDKANEIIELNKLIEKTKEEILFNEKFINNPKFMQNASPDKIKEKEEKLSMYRKNLEFYEEELKKKSK
- a CDS encoding 5'-3' exonuclease codes for the protein MNKKILIIDGTYLAYRSYFAMNKSNVILTDENGFSTNTILLFFRTLFTLINEHKPTHLFIAFDAKGKTFRHQIYNQYKDGRAKMPIEFYKQMDLIKDILNNLNITNIEKEGFEADDLIAKVCSLYNGEQKLIFSADQDLNQLIDENTNIIKKYKDTIIILNLQNFKDIYGFEPYQVVDYKAIVGDSSDNFFGIKGIGPKTAIKLLEEFETLENIYSNLENIKPNWATKFEEFKDIVFRDQKIAKLVTNFDLENISLENLKISNIKPSEKAIEIIEKYQLNSIKKAVMKFK